The DNA segment tttagctcaatggtagagcgcttgcctagcaagtgcaaggccctgggttcggtccccagctccgggaaaaaacaaaaaacaaacaaacaaaacaacaacaacaaaaaacaaacaaacagggtttAGGCTGGGAGGTAGTGGCAtaggccttcaatcccagcacttggaggcaaaggcaggcaggtctctgagtcggtggccagcctggtctacagagtgagttccaggacagccagggttgcacagagaaaccctgttccttaaaagaaaaataaatgaataaataaacaaaagcaggGTTTCcttagcctaggctagccttgaattgcTTATAAAGGCAAGGGTGACCTTGATTCTGATCCTCCCGAATCCTCTTCAAGAACGTGGGGTTACAAGTATGTGGCTATCACGCctggttcattttgttttgttttgtgtttttgtttattttaggtCTGTTGTTGCTGTGTTTCGGGGTTTTTTGAGCAGGATCGTGTCTCTCTATAACATGTAGAccccctagctgtcctggaactctcaatgtagaccagactggccctgaactcGTGAATACTGCCTCTGCCTTAGGAgtaccaggttttttttttttttttttttttttttgttttttttttttttttcggagctggggaccgaacccagggccttgcgcttcctaggcaagcgctctaccactgagctaaatccccagccccaggagtaCCAGGTTTTATATTTTGAGGCAagcccctctccagccccaccgcTATGTAGCCTATGTTCTCCTGGAACTCccggcaatcctcctgccccaaccTCCCAGGAGCTGAGAGTACAAGTATGTCACACCAGGTCCTGCTTGACAACAGGACTTCGTTTGCATCCATATGCTGCAGTGAGGACCACACCCCGTGTTCAACCTTCCCGGACTCTTTCCAACTCAAGTCACTTGCATGACCCTGGCAAATTCGCACAAACATCTGGGATGTCTGAGCGCTTTCTAGAACCAGCATTTTGGTAGCAGATTAAAGAGCTCCACCACTCTAAATCTGACCTTCGTGACCCTCGCTAATGGCTCCAGTACCCCCACACACAAGGGACAGAGAAGTCTAGAGGCGCCACCCTCTGGTCTATGACTTGCCACACCCCAAACGCACCCAGAAGCCACTCCGGGCCTCCTATCCCGCCCCGCCCCGAGTCTGATCCAGCCCAGCTCAACGGCAAGTTAAGAACCCCTAGTGTTGTGCGCTCCAGACCGACCGTCACCTGTGGGTGGGGGAGACCAGTGGGTTTAGTTGTCGTCATGGCGACGGCGTGGGTGGCCACAGCCCTGCGATCTGCTGCGGCGGCCAGAAGGCTGCGCAGCCCGGGTGGACCTGGGGGCTCACGGAGACTGAGTGGCAGCGCGAGGCGGCGCGGGGCGAGGAGCGCCAGCCCGGGACGCCGGCTCAGCACTGCCAGGGCTCACGTAGAGGACAACGAGGGCACTAAGGGTCGTGTCCAGTCTCCTGCCGTCGAGGAGCCGCCGTGGACACCTCTTCCAACCCCCCTCGAATCTCCTGCGCCTCCTGCCGGCAAATCACTGGTGCAGCGGGACATCCAGGCCTTCCTGAATCAGTGTGGTGCCAGCCCGGGGGAGGCACGGCACTGGCTCACACAATTCCAGACCTGCTATCATTCGGTGGACAAGCCCTTCGCCGTCGTGGAGGTAAGTCTATCCGGGTGTCGTCGTGTCACTGCAAGGAGACGGTAGCTGCTCAATAACACGTCGTAGGTCTCTGCACGTTCGTAGGGTGCCTGCGAACCTGGAGCGCAGGGGTGCTGCGTTAGTGCTGGGGATGGATGGAGGAAGCCTTGAGGCTACGAAAAGCGCGCCTGGCGCTAACGAGAAAGCTGGGAAGCTCAGTACTGCAGAAGTGATGTCTGAGAAAGGCCTCTCACCGTGAACGCAGTTAGGGGTTCAGTCGGCTGAACTGTCGCACTACCCCTCCCCCCAAGGTGTCCCAGAGTCCAAGGCCGCTGGGAGGAGCCGAGGGAGGAACATTAGTGCTAGATAAGGGGGTGGCTAAGACCCAACGGGCAAAGGGCGGAGCAGTTGGCCAAAAGTGGGGCCCAATGGCCCCTGAGTAAAAGGTGGTCACTGAGAGTCCTAAGGCCCGAGTAGGAACATGCGGCTTAGAGCCAGTGTCGTGACCCAGAACGTCCACTCTTGTACAGGTAGATGAGGAGGTGTTCGGGTGCCCGCAGGCGGTATCCCGCCTGGCTTTCGCCCTAGCCTTTCTGCAACGCATGGACATGAAGCCGCTGGTGGTCCTGGGGCTGCCGGCCCCGACGGCCCCTTCCGGCTGTCTCTCCTTCTGGGAAGCTAAGGCACAGCTTGCTCAGAGCTGCAAGGTGCTGGTGAATGAACTACGGCACAACGCGGCTACTGCTGTGCCCTTTTTTGGCGGCGGATCAGTGCTGAGTGCTGCGGAACCAGCTCCCCATGCCAGGTTAGTGTCAGCCCAGCCCACCCTGGCATCCTCAGAGCAGACCACTATGCTGGCCCTGCCCTGGGCCCACTCGAGCACCACATCTGGCCCACAGCTACGGTGGCATCGTCGCGGTGGAGACAGACCTGTTGCAGTGGTGCCTGGAGTCCAACAGCATTCCAATCCTGTGTCCCATTGGGGAAACGGCTGCGCGCCGTTCGGTGCTTCTAGACTCGCTGGAGGTGACTGCGTCTCTGGCCAAGGCTCTGCAGCCCACCAAAATCATCTTCCTCAATAATTCAGGCGGCCTGCGGGATACCAGTCAGAAGGTGTGCCCCTCTCCTGTGTCGCCTTATGACACTAGGCAAGACCGAGTCCCCCTGCCCTGTGTCCCCCTGCATGACTCCACAGCAGGCTACAGTTACTCTCAAGCCAATAGAGTAGGAAGAGCTAACAGAAGATCATAGAGGGGGGTTGTTCCTCGGCGCCCAGCAGAGGAGATAGAAGTTAAGTGGTCACAGAGAGGTCCATAGGACTGGGCCCAGTTCCGTATGGGTGTGTATCTGCTGGAGGCTCATCTTCTTCCTGGGACTTAGATCCTGAGCAATGTGAACCTGCCCGCCGACCTTGACCTTGTTACCAACGCTGAGTGGCTGAGCACCAAAGAGCGGCAGCAGATTCGGCTCATCGTGGACGTGCTCAGCCGCCTGCCGCACTACTCCTCCGCAGTCATCACAGCCGCTAGCACGCTGCTCACCGAACTCTTCAGTAACAAGGGTGAGATCTGTGAGAAGGTGGGCTGGGCTGAGTCCCAAGGGTGAGCGACGGCAAGACTTGGCTGAGGGCCAGCAGGAGTGCCCCGCCCACCCCACTCCCGCCCCCACCTCGGCTGAAAGCTGTAGAGAGAGGCCCCACCAATGGCTTCCCGATGCTGTCGATACCTGAGGCAGGCAAGAGAACTCAGACAGCGGGGACTCGAGTAAGGAACTTGAGAACTAGGGAGATGGCAGAAAGCACACCTAGCGGTGGACCTGACTCTGGCCCAATCTAAGCGTTCTCTCTAATCTCCCCAGGCTGTGGCACCCTGTTTAAAAATGCTGAGCGGATGCTGCGTGTGCGCAGCCTGGACAGCCTGGACCAGGGCCGCCTAGTGAACCTAGTCAACGCTAGCTTCGGCAAGAAACTCCGAGAAGACTATCTGGAGTCACTGCGCCCACGGTTACACTCGATCTATGTCTCTGAGGGGTGAGCCTCCGGGGCCCCAGAGGGTCCTGAGCGGACCGTAGAGGTTGGGGGGCGGGCAACTTTAGGCCAAGGAGAGGTTTTAATCTGCCTCTCTCCCGCTGCGTCAGGTACAACGCGGCAGCCATTCTGACAGTGGAGCCTGTACTAGGGGGCACCCCGTATCTGGACAAATTTGTAGTGAGCTCCAGCCGCCAGGGCCAAGGTTCCGGACAGATGCTGTGGGAATGC comes from the Rattus norvegicus strain BN/NHsdMcwi chromosome 10, GRCr8, whole genome shotgun sequence genome and includes:
- the Nags gene encoding N-acetylglutamate synthase, mitochondrial; the encoded protein is MATAWVATALRSAAAARRLRSPGGPGGSRRLSGSARRRGARSASPGRRLSTARAHVEDNEGTKGRVQSPAVEEPPWTPLPTPLESPAPPAGKSLVQRDIQAFLNQCGASPGEARHWLTQFQTCYHSVDKPFAVVEVDEEVFGCPQAVSRLAFALAFLQRMDMKPLVVLGLPAPTAPSGCLSFWEAKAQLAQSCKVLVNELRHNAATAVPFFGGGSVLSAAEPAPHASYGGIVAVETDLLQWCLESNSIPILCPIGETAARRSVLLDSLEVTASLAKALQPTKIIFLNNSGGLRDTSQKILSNVNLPADLDLVTNAEWLSTKERQQIRLIVDVLSRLPHYSSAVITAASTLLTELFSNKGCGTLFKNAERMLRVRSLDSLDQGRLVNLVNASFGKKLREDYLESLRPRLHSIYVSEGYNAAAILTVEPVLGGTPYLDKFVVSSSRQGQGSGQMLWECLRRDLQTLFWRSRVTNPINPWYFKHSDGSFSNKQWIFFWFGLADIRDSYELVNHAKGLPDSFCKPASDPGS